The window TTCTGGTCCAAACAGAGTTCTAGTGCCATGACTCTGCTTGCTGTTGGTCAAATTCACCTATTAGTCTTTTGATGTGAGCCAGCTTGTTATGAAGATACTCGCATCTGTATTTTTCTTCATGGTAATTGGGACTGGACTGCAGACAAAGAAAACAGTGAGGAATTAGGTCACAGAATCTATAGTGCTTCTCACTGAAGGCCAGGTGGCACAGTGGTGATACCCACCTGTTTGATCTTCTGATACTCTTGTAAGACTTCTTCATGAACATTctgcaaaattaaaaattagaaatgagaAGAGAAGACCTTTGAGGGGCAGTACAGTATCTAACCGGCATCTGGCAAGGTATGGGAAATATTGATGAGGAGATGTAACTTGGGACATTTTTATGGAAGGCAATTTGGCAGAAGCTATCAAAATAGCAAATGTAAAATTGACTCAGCAGTTCTACAAGTTCTGCAGGTCTATCTGCCTGAGCTTATGATGCAGACAGACACAAGGCTAGCAGCTCTGCCCAGCAAAGGACAATACACACTGTGGGAATGCCACTCTGGCTATACAAGGGATATCAAGAGgacagtgaaaacaaacaaacaagcaagcaaacaaaaagtgcTTTCTGGGCTGATGTAAAAATTCTCTATGAAGCACTGTACcagtagaaagaaaaatcaaagtacaCAGTAATATGGGTAGTTAGATACTATCATTAAAAGCAAGACACAgtactatattttaattattcaatAACTTAAGATCTCTTCTAAATTTAATGAGAGCAGGAAACACAATAATGATTTAAGTTACTAGAATGTAACACATTGGTGTCTCTTACAATTGCAGAAAACATACTCTACTTAGTTGTGTTTTGTATGCTTCccaatacattatatattataatggAATACATTTTCCCCCTTACTGTGCTTACTTAAGAACTGTTTCAAGTACATTTGTTTCCTAAAGCAAGACAGCTTGCTCTAAGGCTAATGGGATGGTGAGAAATGAAAACCAGTCTAAGAACACTCCACCTACCTGGTACTCTTTTGAACCCGGAGAAAGGCGTTTTCGCTGTGCATCCAGTTTAATAAACCTCCTGGCTACAGTCTCCATCCTGGCATGCAAAGCTCTGTACTCGTCATACTCCGCATTGAAGTCATCCTTGTAGTTCTGGCGTTGCTCATAGGAGACAATAGCaatgtattttctaataaaagagagagagaaacaggataaaTGGAAAGAACAGGCATGGAGGCGCGGATCTGGGACGCCGCCTTCTTGCATGTGTCTCCAGTGACTGAATGCCACTCTGCTCTGGTTTGTCGCCAGGTCACTCAGAAAGCAGCCCTCAAGAGTGTCCATGGAGAAGGAATGTGGAAAAGATTCTAGCGGCAATGGAGTTCAAAGGGAACCACAGAAAACGAAAAGTGTTCTTTCAGACAATTTACTACCACAGCGGAGGAGACCGAGCCATCTGTCAGCCGTCACGGAAGTGCAACAGGAGAATGCCACACTGCCACTGAGCACTCAAGTCAAGGCTGGACCAGGATCCCCTGCTTTGctctctccattcctttcttGACATTTCTAACTAggcaaattaaagaaaacatttttgacAGAGAGTGGAGCCCTCTACCAAAGAAAGTTTCTCTAGTTTTATATATCTTTATCAgataaagaaagatttatttaatctgggtgcctgcatgtatgtgtgtgtaccacatgtgtgcctgacaTCGCATGGAATCTAGAacagggcactggatcctcttcAACTGGACTCATAGACAGCTATAAGCCACTGaatatgaatgctgggaactgaaccttagTTCttgaagagcagtaaatgctctctTAACCATGGACTCATCTCTCTAGACCTCCCTGTTGGGTTTTTGGAGAGATAGCCTCATAttgtccaggttggcctccatTTTACcatgtagttgaggctggccttgaaatccccatcctcctacctctattttctgagtgctaagattacaagtgtgcactgccacaagCAGAGGATTCCTCCAGCACTTTCTAGCACTAAGTTACACTTACACAACAGAAGGCCAGCACTGTGCTGCTGGGTCTAATTCACTGTCTTACTAGGATGCCGCAAAGCTGCGACTAGTTCTTAGAATCCAGTAAGTAAAGGCCATCTTCACCATATGCCGGGTGATTCAGCAGGAAATCAGTTACAAGATCATTTTAACAGTAAAACAAGCACTATCATTAGTGCACATTCTGCCTTCTTTTTTGCCCTCTGTTTTCCTGCCAGGGAAGGCCCAATTTCCTTTATTATTCTGGGTAAAAACTGAGATCGGGCAGCTGGTGAGCGCTGTAGGATGCATCCTGAGGTGCACACTTGGGCCTTCTGGTGGTACATCTTGGAACTGGGGCCTTTCCAGATGGTTTATATAATCCTACCAGTTTTATTTAAGTTGCTGTATCACAGATGCCTTGCTGGGAAAGTGAGAAAAGTGACGCAGTGTGCAAACTGAGCGTcctcattaatatttttatttctgctgAGTTAAGACAGTGTGGAGGTTGGGTCTTCTAAGTGTAACTGAGACAGTGGTAGTGTGCTGATTTAAGCTGCCCAGCTGGGCTCAGCTGAAAAGGAATGCTGCCAGCCACACGGGGAGTGGTCCTCCCCAGACATGCTGTCTTATAACACAACGGAGGAAGCCCTGAGGGTGAACGAGGATCCTGGGAATAAGCATGAACAAATAAAGACTAAGCCAATCTTGAAACTCAGGTTTAAGTCATTGTGTAACACATTTATTTCACctttagtattttatttaaatctaAACTTTAGTTAAAATCTGACctttagtattttatttaacaACTTTGTTAAGGAAAAATACCAACTAGGCCAACAATTGTGTTGCTGTTTGATACTGGCATTTTAACAAccaatatttttaacaaattctTAGGATTTTGCAGTTGGTTTTCAATGAGGTGACAGAGTAAAAACGCACAAATACAAGCAACAAAAGCACTATTGGTATATAAAAGTTAGTAATATTGCAGTTACATATGAATTATTCAAAGACTGACCATGGATGGAGGTTCTATTGAGTCTCCTTTTGGTTTTCTTATGAGTTCTGTGTTCTGGAAATGTTCCTGCTATTTTAGAAAATAGCTGTATTGGTTGGTATAAAACTTAAGCTTTTAGTTTGGGTAGAAGATAGTGCTTTTATTTAAGCAAATCAAGCACACAAGAAAAGCCTTAGAAATGGGACAAATATACAAGGCTTCACTCAGGCGGAGGACCAACACTTCTTAGTGATTATACTTTCCTGCTGAAAGCCTACATAAACACATCAGGACTAACCTAAAACACTTCTTAAATACAGTCAGCCAGTTAGGCTGGCAAACATGGCAAGAGCTTTGAATCCATGGCAGAAGTTTTAGGATacactattttatatatatcacTACTAATAAAAGGATTTAAAATCTATCACAGGAGAATGCTGTGCTACTCCAGGGCTCAACTTTCACAAGCCTAAGGAGAAGCAGGTGGGTGAGAGGGTGAAAGCCCTCAGCAGTGGGGCTGTGGGTCTGGGATGGCAGGCTGGCTGCTCGCCTAAGGCAGAGTACTGAGGAAGGTTCCTCAGGCCCCGGTTAGCTGAGGGGTGATAATTAGCACCATGTTTTCTCATTCTCCAGCAACTGTAGCTTTCTACTGGTGGTAAGTAGAAGTGACAGCTTTGTCCATCTACAATGTTCTCTCCTCTGCAAGAAGCAAGGTTCAAAGTATCTCCTAACTTTGCCTACTGTGAGATGGCACTAACAGAAAAAAAGTGCAGATAGCTCGATTATATCTTCATGCTCTATGCTGTACCTAGTTTGCAAATTCGTTCCATTTTGAAAGCTATCTGCTATCAGAGATTTTTGCTTTTCCATGCCTCCCTTTCCAGGCACTAGCaacttaattattttcttcttacaCAAGTCTTTTATTGTATGAAAAAGCTAGAATTATATGTCCAAGTTATAATTTCTGTGATAAGCACTTACAAAAACATTCCCAGCTCAGCATTTAGCAACTTGTTGTCACAAGAAAAACTTATACCTGGTACTAGAGTGAAATGAGCTAACTTACTATTCTTTCCCCTTAAAATTAATTTGAGAAAAAGacttttatttacataaaaatgaaCCTATGCCTGCTCTGTATTGTTCAGCACACAAGTTCAAGCACTCTACAGCACTCTGGGCCCCTCTAGGGGCTGCGCATTGATGGACTAACTGTCGGCTTTGAAGGTTATGATGCTCAGCCTGGCCCTGGAACAAAGACAAGCTTCCCTGTACTTACAAACCAACGGACACTGCTCTGAGCAAGAGGCACAACCTGCCCCTGAAGTCAGCGGTGCCCTGGAGTCAGCAGGCTTAGTGGCAGTCTTCCATTGCAGAGGTGGCTTCAGGACTCATATTTCTGGAATTTCTTACTTTTTTGATTTGCAAATTATGGGAAAAGAATTTGCAAACTTTCTAAAATTAAACAGCTCTGTCCATTGGCAGATGGAAAACTTACATCAAATAATCTGGGAGTTCAATTGTTGAAGAAGGCTCCATGGAGGCAGTGCAACCTTCTTTAACTCctatgaaggggaaaaaaatcagagcgTTCATCAACCAGAATGGTTATCAAATGCCTCTAACTTTCAAATAGATTAGAAACATCTGGAACACTTTTCCTcaaattcttttcttccacctCAATAGGCAAGAGCAACAAGGAACACAATGGAATACAACAATGGAGGCCTGTGAGCAGAGGCAGCAGAGCTGATGCCAGGCTTTGCACGCACCCCGGCTACTGCAgtctctgcacagcaaaggaattCCATCTTAACCCAAGGTCAAGCTGCTATTCTTTCATCAACAGTTGTGGCATCTGCCTGGCAATTCAAAGACTGTGGTGGCAGATGCAGCCAGACAATGAGAGATACAAATTTTACAGCAACATCTACTCTTCATGagattcaaacagggcaggagaaaTAATAAGTCAGGTAGCAGCCTGTTTGAGTCACTGTATTTTTAGGTAGTGGGACCAGATAGGACATTTTCCTATCAATTCACAACAAGGCATTAATGAATGTGGATTCATACTTCTCTTACCTTTGGCTCTCACAGTACTAGACAGAGTTTagggaaaacaataaaaaatgtttagTTACTCATGGCAATGCTGTTAAAAGTGGGTAAATTCTCAGTATTACATTGCTTAACATACAACTTCCAGGGgctatgtttaaatatttttattaatgtaatttttttaattcaaagcaCACTTAATAACTCAAACTCTAGTTTGCTGGCAAAACATATGTCCACTATAAAACAAATGCGAATATCTGACAATTTCTCAGTCTTTTGAAAGATAAAATACACTAAATAAATTACATAGCCTCAGTGGGCTTATTGTTCACTTATACAAATTTGACTCAGGTGGGCCACAAGAGCCTGAGTCTTCAAGGCAGAGCATCAAGTACAGAATCCTTCTTTTCCATAGATGGCCAACCCGTTCTAACGGATACAAAGGACGTGGGTCTGGACCTGTCTTCCACTTGTGATGATCATACTGAAAAGTTTCCTACATACACAAAAGAAGGATCTAAAGACAGTAGGTCTGTTTATCCAGATCTCTAACCCTGAGGACACACAACTTTCTGTGGTAGTCTCAGCGCACTGGATCCAGTTCTCTTGGTACTAGAATGACTCAGATCACCCTATAAGGATGTAAGTGTGGGATGGAGAGGTACTCTGGAATCTGGCTTATTAAATGTAAACATGAAATTTTACTTCAGGGTTTATCCTGACTTGACAACTCAAGTACAAAGAGTGGTGTAGGTGGGGGGAAACAACTTATACTTGGGCCATTATCTATTATTATACTGATCTACACACTTCAAGAGATATGCTTTGCTATGTAATACACCCAATCCAGGTCAACTGTATCTTACTGTAAGTCCTCTGCAAATTTCACTAAGAGAAAATAATGACAGCTCTTTCCATTCAGCAGAGATGGTCAGTTAAACCTCAGGATTTCAGGTCTTCAGTGTTATGAGCAGGATATGGAGTAACAAGTGAAGTTAGTTTACTAACAAAAATACTCTTAATCTCTATCAAGCTAATAATAGCCAGGAACCTTGTGAAGTAAATTACTTTCATTGCAAATGATGATGATGTGAGCTTGCCTGTTTTACAAAGAATTTGACAGTCTTTCTGTGCTAATATTAACTACAGCAGGGGTACCTCTGGCTtttcaaaaaggaggaaatggataATTCTATTGCCTATTGTGTATCTGTTTAAATTAGTTCAAGAATGGCATGTACCTGTTACACTGAGGTTACACAATATGATGGAGAAGGAAAAAGCGCCAAAGGGGAGTCTTTGGAGAATggtaaagtcattttaaaatgccATTATAAATCTACATAAAGAAATCATGTTTAATACTTGGCTAAAGAGAGATTGACAAGAAAGCTACAAGGTGGAGGAAAACAATGTGCTACAAAAGCACAATATTAAGATTAATTCAATAGAAGGTCATTTGCttaaaaagcactgttctacAGAGCACCACCTACAGCTCATGCTCCTCCAGTTCATGTAACACAGaaagcattttttgttgtttcttttaaacaaatgtaaaataccTTCAGTGGGATTCGGACTGGAGTTCCTCAACTTGGCAGTTTCTTCTCTCTGAAggtcttcctccttttcctccactGTCTCAATGTCATGCTTTTTTATTTGGTccttttccttgtgttttttaGACTTCTTTTTGGACTTCTTGTGAGACACTGGGTGGTTTTCTTCCATAGGCTTTGGACACTTTAGCAGAACTGAGCCAGGGGGTAATGTTTCCAGACAAGTCCTAGAGGTATATTTGTCTTGCTGGTCCTCAAAGATGCTACCATTTTGACTAAAACTGTCAACAGGTAGGTCTTGAGTCCCCCGGCCTTCTGGAGTGCTAGGGGAATTGGAGTTGGAATTTACAGTCTGAGGAGGATTTGAGACAGGCAGGTGGGTTGAAGGCAGCGGTGAGGGCGTGGGGATGGCAGCAGCTGCAGGGGGCGGTAGGAGGCCTGCAGAAGATTTTTCACTGGTGGGGTTCAAATGGCCATTTAATGTTGGTGGGACTCTGTTTGTCAGGTGAGATATTCGAGCTTTTTTGTTCATCAAAGGATCAATGAAATCTGAATCCAAAGGTCGTTTCtgtgggtggggggagaaaagggagagatCTGACTGCTGAGCAGACTTATTCATCATACTATTACTCTAAGCTTACTCAAAaatgaacctctctctctctcctctctctctctctctctctctctctctctctcacacacacacacacacacacacacacacacacacacacacacactccctctaaGAActcccaaccaaacaaaaaatccaatttTAGTTCTGTCAAAAGCAGAATGGGGAACAGTGCCAAATGGTGCTTTCAGGTCTTGCAGGCAGGCTACCCTAAATGCCAGAGACTATTCTGATTTATGTGCATTAGACCACTTGGACAGTACTAAATAGAAGTACCATCCTCAACGCTAGCTGCAGCTGGCCTAGTTCTAGCAAGTGAATGGAGAAAGCAGTTTGCCCCATCTGACTCTGTACTAGTAAGGTTGGTAAAGGGCAATGTGCCCACATCACAATGTGAACTAGTTCTCTCTAAGTACAGCTATGTATTGATATGCCATTTTACATTTTCACAGTACATATATGTTCACAATGTTGTAAACTAAGTCTATGAAGACTGGCTCATTAAAATGGGGtagatatactttaaaaatcttgttGTATTAGCTCAATCCAGTACTCACAATAACACTATATaagttacaaaagaaaatgaacaattgAAAAGTATAAAATTGCAAAccagttaaaatatttttgtattgtgGCTTATAAGAAAATAATAGTTAATCAACCCAttaattcatttctgttttcactttAGCATCCTGTATGTGATTTAGTCAGAGTAGAAATAGCTACACAGTAGTTGGCATTAAAACTAAGTCTCCACAGACAACTGACACCTGAAGATGGACCTACTTATCTGTCCTCTGGCTGCGTTCCTCTGAGTGGACACACAGCTGGCCTTTTGCTTGTGTTCCCTACACATCTGTCTGCTTTCCCCTAGTTCTTCAGGAGGATACAGAGAGAGGAGGTACTGTGTTAGTAatcttggggtggggagggaggggtctgACAACATTGGCCCAGAACACTCAGGATAGGGGAACTCTCTGAAATGTCCTATTGAGATGATTCTAAACTAGAAAAGTCTGATTAGGAGTCTTCTGATTATgatcaaattgaaaaaaaaattaagaaaatacatttaaaaagtgccaccattttttaaTTTGCCCCAAACATATTTTCCACAAGAATGTTCTTTCAGACACATTTCAGATAAAATCAAATATCTTCAATTCTCCATATAACTTGAGAAAATTTTACAATAAATTTTGAAAGTGACAAGCAAGGTTCGCTTTAAGCCCTCAAGCAGTGCAGCACTGTCTTTACACTCTATTCTAGACTGAGGTCAAAACTGAAAGCCTGGCCATGAACGAGTTCTGGGCTTTGGGCAGGTCATATGTAGTTTCCTTCACTTACAAATTACAGAGTGACTGAGTGTTGAGCTGCAGGGCAGGCCTAGGATTCTGTAACTTCCTGACATACCTGCGGAGATGAGGCAGCATCTTTGCTGGAACACATGGGAGACTCTGATCGGCTAGTGCCAGCATTCTGAGATGGATTtagttttctgtaaaggaaacacattttccAGGTAATAAAGAGGACTCTGAAATacacagaacagaaagaaaactatccCTGCTTCTCTTTCCCACCTCAACACTAAAATAACACTGACCAGAATATAGTAATATCTATActaattttaaagacaaaaggggaagaaaaaaggagCTTACCTAGAGAGTACTAACTCCAATGAccgtctgtctgtctcactgtaACCCGGCCAGTCTCGCTGGAGCTCCTTAAACACATAATCCTTTAAGGTATAAGAGAGGTCCTTAGGATTCAGATTGGCCACCTGGAACACAGGATGCAAACAGAGCATTAGCTATATAAATCTTTTTATGATCCTCCTGGGAATATATCCAAAGGACCctacatcctaccacagagacacttgtgcATAATGTTCATTACTACTGTACTCatataagaaaggaaatgaagcCAGCCTAGCTGTCCGCCTTCTgttgaagaatggataatgaaaatgtggtacacacacacacacacacacacacacacacacacacacacacagagtggaattttattcagctgttaagaaaaatgaaatttgcaggaaaatagatggaactggaaaacacTATATGGAGTGAAGGAATCTAGTCTCAGAGGACAAAAATCCTCATGTTCTTTCTTATCTGTCTACTTGAACATTTGATGTTTGTATGTACATAatgttgtaagctaacacatgcaTGGCACCCATAGGAGGAcggctttgtggagtcagttctcttgtACAGCTCTGTGTGGGCTCTGAGGATCAACTCTAATAACCAGGCTTGCAGAGACGCACTTTGACCCACTAAGCCATTTTCAATGCCGCTGAGTCACAATAAAATCCTTAGCCACTTCTATTTAAGCAGAAAATGAACAGGACCCTAATGGCGAGTTATAGCTTCTCAGCCAGCAGCACAAAGTGTCTCTACAAATACTACCAATTTTGATAATCCtgctctttatttcttttgtgataatcaagtttatttcttttatctGCCAACTTTCCTGAAGAACTATTTATTCAAGGTCCTTGAAGTCCCCTCAAACCAATAAAGTAAATCACAAACTAAAGGCTCCTCAGATATCTGTTAGAGGGCTTATTCCCAAGTGAAATCTTTTCCTACCCCTTCCTTAACTACAATTTCTAGACTGTCCAGGTCAATAATCTACTCGCTACACAAATCTATGGGCTTAGGCCAAACTAAAagtacttaaaaatttttttattgatagtttcatattttatataatgaattttagtcattttgatCCCATATTCTCCTTTCTTATCCCTCTCAACAAGTATCCCTCCTAAACACCAAAAATACTTCTTAAGGCTAGAAAATCCCATAAATTTGGGAATGGTCTTTTCAGTAATTTGACTTCCTGTTGTGCCTTTAAAAAGTACTATCAGATTTAATAGTTTGTCTCATATGAGCACTAATTTAGTATTAACGTTGTCATAAAGTAGCCTTTCAATcttgtaaataaatgaatacaagaTGCAAACCAGACTTCCTTTGAAGTGGAATATACACAacaatggttttctttttctgttatctCTGACAATGTACACAACTAACACCACATCCCCACCACAACCACCTCTTGAGGTTTGTGTATGGACAGTCTCCTGGTCATTACCCTTCCCTCAGGACCTTTCTTAAGTCTCCAGTGCTCATGCCTTATATGGGGATGTGTTCAGTAACTGCCTTCTGCcctattttcttcattcttctccttcctgagtTCACCCAACTGTAAAGTTTACAATGGCCAATCTATACACTAATCCCTAGATGAATGGCTCCAGCTCCAACTGTCCTCTGAATACTCATGTGCGATTAACTACAGACATCTATTGGATATGTCTAACCAACATTTCCAAACCCACCACAACCTTACACCTGTCCCTTTCCTGCACTTCTCTAATCAGTAGCTCAACATCCACTGAACTGCTCTGCTCAGAGCCTATTCataacaaatggcgcccaacggctcgagtttccaccttaaacctgagaatatttaataagcaattctaaacagagtcaaaaacaggttcctgcttcatgtctcatatgggcagctagacgctgcaaaacgtgggtttgagctactggcgggttcctggcgtttgtgcttgacctgcagtatggtgggaatgaggcatctgccagcggcacattacgctgtgtggtaaATTTAGTCTTtactaatacatacatacacacacacacacacacacacacacacacacacacacacacacatatgaggtttctgggctacacgctttgatagaagcatagacccactatttctgagagttgatggctcccagagctggtggaaaatgtaccaccgccatgttgggaagttgaagtgggtggagccagcagccataacactgtttcagtcttagaatgctgcagtttaaagcaataggttcacaataagactgattcagatggaatagtttataatgtatgtaaaaatgtacgtaggcttgaaagagagagaaaaaggaatatatagttatataaacaaatagttttaaaaaataaagtctttaaagaaacagtaaaggtaataagccacatagagatggctatcacacagagaatctggattatgttgtctttgatattcgtaactgaagaaaaacattggattgtaaaagctgttgagttatgccaaaatgtatactttaaagataccttaacttcaaaatttggatgtaaggatatgttgatttggaaaggaggctctgcttttgtttccacagaaagccagaggctatggatttgttccagattaagatacatcaggtttgaccagccaagaccccctgagaggtctccaatgacaccatggcccagatgatccaacatccaaaatggtttcaaggcaactggctcagacaatacagcctcaaggactaccccataagcctaaaattttctttgtgtccccataagatacagtgaccccttccagcaggaagtggtAAGAGatgctatgcccaaattcccaaatataccaagctggctttggagatggaattggctcactccccctctaaacccagacatattgctaaaaaaaaaaaaaaaaacaaacaaacaaacaaaaaaaaacaaaaaaacggttaagagattcttatgtcccaaatcagaagagccctctggtgtgggacagagaaaaaccagtattttatttaaatca is drawn from Peromyscus eremicus chromosome 11, PerEre_H2_v1, whole genome shotgun sequence and contains these coding sequences:
- the Ell2 gene encoding RNA polymerase II elongation factor ELL2, translating into MAAGGAAGLREEQRYGLACGRLGQDHITVLHVKLTETAIRALETYQSHKNLIPFRPSIQFQGLQGLVKIPKNDPLSEVHNFNFYLSNVGKDNPQGSFDCIQQTLSSSGASQLNCLGFIQDKITVCATNDSYQMTRERMTQAEEESRNRSTKVIKPGGPYVGKRVQIRKAPQAISDAVPERKRSTPMNPANTIRKTHGGSSVSQRPYRDRVIHLLALKAYKKPELLARLQKDGVNQKDKNSLGAILQQVANLNPKDLSYTLKDYVFKELQRDWPGYSETDRRSLELVLSRKLNPSQNAGTSRSESPMCSSKDAASSPQKRPLDSDFIDPLMNKKARISHLTNRVPPTLNGHLNPTSEKSSAGLLPPPAAAAIPTPSPLPSTHLPVSNPPQTVNSNSNSPSTPEGRGTQDLPVDSFSQNGSIFEDQQDKYTSRTCLETLPPGSVLLKCPKPMEENHPVSHKKSKKKSKKHKEKDQIKKHDIETVEEKEEDLQREETAKLRNSSPNPTEGVKEGCTASMEPSSTIELPDYLIKYIAIVSYEQRQNYKDDFNAEYDEYRALHARMETVARRFIKLDAQRKRLSPGSKEYQNVHEEVLQEYQKIKQSSPNYHEEKYRCEYLHNKLAHIKRLIGEFDQQQAESWH